The sequence CCCTCCTGCACGCGGCGATCGTCCGGGAGGCGCTCGCGAGCGAAAACCCCGCCCCGCCACCCCTCGCGCTCGTCTCGGGCGGCGAGACCACCGTCACCGTCTCCGGTGAAGGAACCGGCGGCCCGAACCAGGAGTTCGCCCTCGCCCTCGCCCTCGCCCTCGAAGGCGTGGACGGCTGGGCCGCCCTGAGCGTCGATACCGACGGAGCCGACGGTCCCACCGATGCAGCCGGAGGCCTGGTGGACGGCGAAACCGCAGCCAGAATCCGCGCCGCCGGCCTCGACCCGCGCGACGCCCTCGCCCGCAACGACGCCCACCCGGCGCTCGAAGCCGCGGACGCCCTCCTCATCACCGGCCCCACCGGCACCAACGTCAACGACCTGCGCGTCGTCCTCGTACGCCGGCGTTGACGACCCCGATACGTGTCTGTATGCTCGGACTTCGAAACAAAATTTTCGTTCAACGAAAGGGAAGAGATGGAGAGCGGCTACAGCGAGCGGCTGTACAACGAGGATCTGGCACCGGCACAGGAGCGCAACTGGAGCACGTGGAGCCTGTTCTGCACGTGGATGGCCGACGTGCACAGCATTGGGGGTTATACGTTCGCGGCGGGGCTTTTCTTTCTGGGGCTCACGGGCTGGCAGGTGTTTCTTGCTCTGATCTGCGGGATAACGGTCGTCTATTTCCTGATGAACCTCACGAGTGTGGCCGGGCAACGGTACGGGATACCATATCCCGTGCTCGCCCGGGTCAGCTTCGGGGTCTTCGGGGCCAACGTTCCGGCTCTGATCCGGGCGGCGGTCGCCATCGCCTGGTACGGTATCCAGACCTGGCTCGCCTCGGTGGCCGTCGTGATACTGGCGCTCAAGATATTCCCGGGCCTCGAGCCGCTTGCTCGGTCTTCGTTCCTCGGGCTCTCGTACCTCGGCTGGATCTGCTTCCTGCTTCTGTGGGCGGCGCAGCTCTTCGTCCTCGGCCGCGGGATGGAGTCGGTGCGCCGCCTCGTCGACTGGGCCGGTCCCGCCATCTACGTCGCGATGCTCGCGCTCGCGATCTGGATCTTCATCCAGGCCGGAGGCAGCATAGACTTCAACCTCGGCTCGAAGAGCCTCTCCTTCGGAGGGGCCACGCTGGCCTTCTTCACCGCCATCGCGCTGGTCGTCAACTACTTCTCCACCCTGCTTCTCAACTTCACCGACTTCTCCCGCTTCGCCCCCAGCGAGCGCATGGTGAGGTGGGGCAACTTCTGGGGGCTTCCGGTCAACTTCATCCT comes from Rubrobacter naiadicus and encodes:
- a CDS encoding NCS1 family nucleobase:cation symporter-1, which translates into the protein MESGYSERLYNEDLAPAQERNWSTWSLFCTWMADVHSIGGYTFAAGLFFLGLTGWQVFLALICGITVVYFLMNLTSVAGQRYGIPYPVLARVSFGVFGANVPALIRAAVAIAWYGIQTWLASVAVVILALKIFPGLEPLARSSFLGLSYLGWICFLLLWAAQLFVLGRGMESVRRLVDWAGPAIYVAMLALAIWIFIQAGGSIDFNLGSKSLSFGGATLAFFTAIALVVNYFSTLLLNFTDFSRFAPSERMVRWGNFWGLPVNFILFSVIVVVVTAGSREIYGSAITDPVELVGRIPSFVALALGALTFAVATVGINIVANFVSPCYDLANAFPKHIDFKRGGIISAVLALVVMPWKLYSSPIAINYFLGGLGALLGPIFGIIVADYYLLRRGRLDVEGLYREGDDSPYWYRGGLNRRALWAFAIAAFVSLIVALVPALKVAAPFSWFIGAGIGGASYYALMRSAPAPLPEAE